A window from uncultured Desulfobacter sp. encodes these proteins:
- a CDS encoding PIN domain-containing protein: MRKVEDFVSRLEVLPYDDNAAAHYGNIRADLEKKGTPIGVNDLHIAGHARSESLILVSNNIREFVRVDGLRLENWIEIK; this comes from the coding sequence TTGCGAAAAGTAGAAGATTTTGTATCACGTCTGGAAGTCCTTCCCTATGATGATAATGCCGCCGCCCACTATGGAAATATCAGAGCGGATTTAGAAAAGAAAGGTACACCTATCGGGGTCAATGATTTGCATATTGCAGGCCATGCCCGAAGTGAATCTCTAATCCTGGTTTCTAACAACATACGTGAATTTGTGAGAGTCGATGGTTTGCGGCTCGAAAATTGGATCGAAATAAAGTGA